One Cardiocondyla obscurior isolate alpha-2009 linkage group LG16, Cobs3.1, whole genome shotgun sequence genomic region harbors:
- the LOC139108902 gene encoding centrosomal protein of 162 kDa isoform X2, with translation MSSDAKISPRIEDLISTEDDSLGSSISLSIGENSVRIKEKGKGKETERLSTVKKDAPDKWWLKRPETRLGILGTKNVDAKSRQSPPLSDSMKEFLEKEKMCKTVSKSEGEAKDKDDTLCDILASAAFDKYPSDFENATDEDIGSILEEMSKIAGALTPNSCPERTKSGGFNKNPTEEEKSVEELLEEAEKLVRENCNTLSKSISKSDTLVPENQDESMSRVRQLEADIFQLIEEEVHKESEKIKRSPKNERKRENSPGIEIVYENLNNLKPPRSLELQRRKFEEQKVEISSSSDLDDPIERHSKSEELKSTKKIEMEKENLQKEITDVDKNFFEDLLRRSKEKTEGGMSGSSSFGQEDFSHFLKLLQGQGTDKSEPESKEPNLMYDLFLKSTNGEILSTKESQLASGKTPEFPEKEFSEILEKELPGIGGHVDHEINDSDSSMSEGRYKGKFNSLSGGTTFLKHSSNESKRRSKTKERESNKNATDISKKAVNSESELYTVGLTPRLELFADAIPKLMAEKQNENDAKENAEKMEKADSAYKESVYLETDINLKVDNSYKPPKILKINHLQASDHNVSNKPTELSKTERVVSAPSNKQSVKEIRFCKSKSYDQICQPPLRTSLENIRVNKALDVSKKPVSLISKKSSMVKPKIQSRPATKTAPKSNLSLKSKLDSVKVGSTSSLPNTCKGFQVKSPDSYKKNVMAAGDSKQILMKRDWEMLCREEKHKNALLKQQLEAEAKLYKNQMEDMRASFEGELFALKKQNIILKARVDELSLSERRAEIPVKNDKKIVLLEQELEKQESLIRAYETENKKLMQDTKRMQEELKNLQSKQKNTIPEMSNTQQLTDQIKDLQEGTLKLNLELTELKEKNADYLLKNDDLIQQNSLLTDELDMFKEQLKAKNNFITDRLQVMTTSELELKKQIEDLNIKLSSKTEQLRVTKEELEKFQQNVLPLEKELLELRAKEKNLHEKLQISKSHVEREKQLTQRLKDQVILDNKNVMDLNRQIRELERILKRKNPDSVSALILTANSEQDKIGSEKVKLLEERIASLENEIKTKENIAQQNLIDLQKKFSDMKEKYTMQVMELEAKLLEATTKERKSYNDVFTQTIARYVENKSMDNNKKDEKVLTIEDKKEKTKAGSKSQNSKEDAHLIATIRGLKLEIANKDKTVSKITKEYQELQKTNRRLQKEREKLLNDRRSFKSMDFDKAFRGMKNGNEGSDPNSNVYQNGHISESQRLSSSAPKLYDPTQYTENGKNGIIKKLTNENDILKEELNKINKDFMALKSKRLHDLNLLQEEHEREMATLVKEYSVKIGDSKVGQVNTQGAVISHLKEQVEKFRDYKEQVIMLKAEREHLEAKVKTLTEKVKYLSTPGTEQLQLLQDKITILQQRHESREMTLQILIRDLLRNRTQCKDCKNEKGKNRQLCYFRQELDHILGMLQEMANVH, from the exons ATGTCGTCGGACGCCAAAATATCGCCGCGAATCGAAGAC TTAATTTCCACAGAGGATGATTCTTTGGGATCCTCCATAAGTTTGAGTATTGGGGAGAATTCTGTGCGTATTAAAGAGAAAGGTAAAGGTAAGGAAACTGAACGTCTATCGACTGTCAAGAAAGATGCGCCTGATAAGTGGTGGTTAAAAAGACCAGAGACACGCCTGGGTATTCTGGGGACTAAGAATGTAGATGCAAAGTCAAGGCAGTCACCTCCTTTGTCAGATTCCATGAAAGAGTTTCTTGAGAAAGAGAAGATGTGTAAG aCGGTATCTAAAAGTGAGGGAGAAGCTAAAGATAAAGATGACACATTATGTGATATactggcatctgctgcttttGATAAATATCCATCTGATTTTGAGA ATGCCACTGATGAAGATATTGGTAGTATTCTAGAGGAAATGAGCAAAATTGCTGGAGCATTAACTCCTAATTCGTGTCCTGAACGTACAAAATCTGGTGGTTTCAATAAAAATCCTACCGAAGAAGAAAAGTCCGTGGAAGAATTATTAGAAGAAGCTGAGAAATTAGTTAGGGAAAATTGTAACACGTTGTCGAAAAGCATATCAAAATCTGATACTTTAGTGCCAGAAAATCAAGACGAAAGCATGAGCAGAGTGAGACAATTAGAAGCTGACATTTTTCAATTGATAGAAGAAGAAGTACATAAGGAatcggaaaaaataaaaaggagtCCGAAAAACGAGAGGAAACGCGAGAATAGTCCCGGAATCGAGATTGTTTAtgaaaatttgaataatttgaaaCCACCGAGATCGTTGGAACTTCAAAGGAGAAAATTTgaagaacaaaaagttgaaaTATCCAGCAGTTCTGATTTGGACGACCCGATTGAGAGGCATTCTAAGTCCGAGGAATTAAAAAGCacaaagaaaattgaaatggAGAAAGAGAATTTGCAAAAAGAGATAACGGATGTAGATAAAAACTTCTTCGAAGATTTGTTGAGACGATCTAAGGAGAAAACGGAAGGTGGTATGTCCGGGAGTTCTAGTTTTGGGCAAGAAGATTTTTCACATTTCTTAAAACTGCTTCAAGGACAAGGTACAGACAAATCAGAGCCGGAATCAAAAGAGCCTAATTTGATGTATGATCTTTTTTTGAAATCTACAAATGGCGAAATATTATCTACTAAAGAAAGTCAATTAGCCAGTGGTAAAACCCCTGAATTCCCGGAAAAAGAATTCTCTGAGAtattagaaaaagaattgcCAGGTATTGGTGGACATGTGGATCATGAAATTAATGATAGCGATTCCAGCATGAGCGAAGGACGATATAAAGGAAAATTCAATTCTCTATCAGGCGGAACgacatttttaaaacattccAGTAATGAATCTAAGAGGCGATCAAAAAccaaagaaagagagagcaatAAAAATGCCACAGACATCAGTAAAAAAGCAGTTAATTCTGAAAGCGAATTATATACGGTAGGATTGACGCCGAGATTAGAGTTATTTGCGGATGCAATACCTAAACTTATGGCTGAAAAGCAAAATGAAAATGATGCGAAGGAGAACGCagagaaaatggaaaaagcaGATTCAGCATATAAAGAATCTGTTTATTTAGAgacagatattaatttaaaagtggaCAATTCGTACAAGCCACCAAAGATTTTGAAGATAAATCATCTACAAGCATCCGATCATAACGTCTCGAATAAACCAACGGAGTTATCTAAAACCGAACGCGTTGTTAGTGCACCGAGTAATAAACAATCAGTGAAAGAGATAAGATTCTGTAAGTCCAAGAGTTACGATCAGATATGCCAGCCTCCTCTGAGAACCTCTCTCGAAAATATTAGAGTTAATAAAGCGTTGGACGTGTCTAAAAAACCTGTaagtttaatttctaaaaaatcgTCGATGGTGAAACCGAAAATACAATCTCGGCCGGCTACTAAAACCGCCCCAAAATCGAACTTATCTTTGAAATCAAAACTGGATTCTGTTAAAGTTGGCTCTACATCCAGCTTGCCAAATACATGTAAAGGATTCCAGGTTAAATCGCCAgatagttataaaaaaaatgttatggCTGCTGGAGATTCGAAGCAGATTCTAATGAAACGCGATTGGGAGATGTTATGTCGTGAAGAGAAGCACAAGAACGCTTTACTGAAACAACAGTTAGAGGCCGAGgcaaaattatacaaaaatcaAATGGAAGACATGCGTGCATCTTTCGAGGGAGAGCTATTTGCCTTgaagaaacaaaatataattttgaaagcGAGAGTCGATGAGCTCTCTTTGAGCGAGAGACGCGCGGAGATTCCTGTgaagaacgataaaaaaatcgtTCTTTTAGAACAGGAACTGGAGAAACAAGAAAGTCTAATTCGCGCTTATGAGACCGAGAATAAGAAGCTAATGCAAGATACGAAACGTATGCAAgaagaattaaagaatttacAGTCTAAGCAGAAGAATACGATACCAGAAATGAGCAATACGCAACAGCTTACTGATCAGATTAAGGATCTCCAAGAAGGGACATTGAAACTCAATCTCGAACTTACCGAGCTAAAGGAGAAAAACgccgattatttattaaagaatgaCGATCTAATTCAACAAAATAGTTTGCTCACAGACGAATTGGATATGTTTAAAGAGCAATTGAAAGCgaagaacaattttattacggATCGACTGCAAGTGATGACCACTTCGGAGCTAGAACTTAAAAAACAGATAGAagatttgaatattaaattgagCTCCAAGACAGAACAGCTGCGAGTCACTAAAgaagaattagaaaagttTCAGCAGAATGTACTACCTTTGGAAAAAGAATTGCTGGAGCTCAGAGCTAAAGAAAAGAATCTCCATGAAAAATTACAGATAAGCAAGAGCCATGTTGAACGTGAGAAGCAGCTAACTCAGAGGCTCAAAGATCAAGTTATTTTagacaataaaaatgttatggACTTAAACAGACAAATACGCGAACTGGAGCGTATACTTAAGAGGAAAAATCCCGACTCGGTATCTGCTCTTATACTTACCGCAAATTCGGAACAGGATAAAATTGGTTCCGAAAAGGTAAAACTTTTAGAAGAACGAATAGCAAGTCTTGAAAATGAAATCAAGACCAAGGAAAATATCGCGCAACAGAATCTGATTGACTTGCAGAAGAAATTCTCCGATATGAAGGAGAAGTACACGATGCAGGTGATGGAATTGGAGGCAAAACTGTTGGAGGCAACTACAAAAGAACGCAAGTCATACAATGACGTATTCACGCAAACAATAGCAAGATACGTCGAAAACAAGAGCatggataataataaaaaagatgaaaaagtTTTAACTATAGaagataagaaagaaaaaacaaaggCCGGATCGAAGTCTCAAAATTCAAAAGAAGACGCGCATCTTATTGCTACTATAAGAGGCTTGAAGCTGGAAATCgcgaataaagataaaacagTTTCAAAAATAACGAAGGAGTATCAGGAACTCCAGAAAACAAACCGACGGCTgcaaaaagaacgagagaaactATTAAACGATCGTAGAAGTTTTAAGAGCATGGATTTCGACAAGGCTTTCCGAGGAATGAAAAATGGGAACGAAGGGAGTGATCCGAATTCGAATGTTTATCAGAACGGACATATTTCCGAATCGCAGAGACTATCATCGTCAGCGCCCAAGCTGTATGACCCGACGCAATACACAGAGAACGGCAAGAATGGAATTATCAAGAAATTGACCAACGAAAACGATATTCTAAAAGAAGAATTGAATAAGATAAACAAGGACTTTATGGCGCTGAAGAGTAAAAGGCTGCACGATTTGAATCTCTTGCAAGAGGAACACGAACGAGAGATGGCTACACTTGTGAAAGAGTACAGCGTCAAAATTGGCGATTCTAAAGTG gGTCAGGTCAATACGCAGGGAGCAGTCATATCACACCTAAAAGAACAAGTCGAAAAGTTCCGAGATTATAAAGAGCAGGTGATCATGTTGAAGGCGGAAAGAGAGCATTTAGAAGCTAAAGTGAAAACTCTGACGGAGAAAGTCAAGTACTTATCAACGCCG GGAACGGAACAACTGCAATTGTTGCAAGACAAAATCACGATCCTTCAGCAACGGCATGAAAGCAGGGAAATGACTTTGCAGATATTAATTCGCGATTTATTGAGGAATCGGACGCAGTGCAAAGACtgtaaaaacgaaaaaggCAAGAATCGACAATTATGCTATTTTCGACAAGAACTCGATCATATCTTAGGAATGCTACAGGAGATGGCTAatgttcattaa
- the LOC139108902 gene encoding centrosomal protein of 162 kDa isoform X1 encodes MSSDAKISPRIEDLISTEDDSLGSSISLSIGENSVRIKEKGKGKETERLSTVKKDAPDKWWLKRPETRLGILGTKNVDAKSRQSPPLSDSMKEFLEKEKMCKTVSKSEGEAKDKDDTLCDILASAAFDKYPSDFENATDEDIGSILEEMSKIAGALTPNSCPERTKSGGFNKNPTEEEKSVEELLEEAEKLVRENCNTLSKSISKSDTLVPENQDESMSRVRQLEADIFQLIEEEVHKESEKIKRSPKNERKRENSPGIEIVYENLNNLKPPRSLELQRRKFEEQKVEISSSSDLDDPIERHSKSEELKSTKKIEMEKENLQKEITDVDKNFFEDLLRRSKEKTEGGMSGSSSFGQEDFSHFLKLLQGQGTDKSEPESKEPNLMYDLFLKSTNGEILSTKESQLASGKTPEFPEKEFSEILEKELPGIGGHVDHEINDSDSSMSEGRYKGKFNSLSGGTTFLKHSSNESKRRSKTKERESNKNATDISKKAVNSESELYTVGLTPRLELFADAIPKLMAEKQNENDAKENAEKMEKADSAYKESVYLETDINLKVDNSYKPPKILKINHLQASDHNVSNKPTELSKTERVVSAPSNKQSVKEIRFCKSKSYDQICQPPLRTSLENIRVNKALDVSKKPVSLISKKSSMVKPKIQSRPATKTAPKSNLSLKSKLDSVKVGSTSSLPNTCKGFQVKSPDSYKKNVMAAGDSKQILMKRDWEMLCREEKHKNALLKQQLEAEAKLYKNQMEDMRASFEGELFALKKQNIILKARVDELSLSERRAEIPVKNDKKIVLLEQELEKQESLIRAYETENKKLMQDTKRMQEELKNLQSKQKNTIPEMSNTQQLTDQIKDLQEGTLKLNLELTELKEKNADYLLKNDDLIQQNSLLTDELDMFKEQLKAKNNFITDRLQVMTTSELELKKQIEDLNIKLSSKTEQLRVTKEELEKFQQNVLPLEKELLELRAKEKNLHEKLQISKSHVEREKQLTQRLKDQVILDNKNVMDLNRQIRELERILKRKNPDSVSALILTANSEQDKIGSEKVKLLEERIASLENEIKTKENIAQQNLIDLQKKFSDMKEKYTMQVMELEAKLLEATTKERKSYNDVFTQTIARYVENKSMDNNKKDEKVLTIEDKKEKTKAGSKSQNSKEDAHLIATIRGLKLEIANKDKTVSKITKEYQELQKTNRRLQKEREKLLNDRRSFKSMDFDKAFRGMKNGNEGSDPNSNVYQNGHISESQRLSSSAPKLYDPTQYTENGKNGIIKKLTNENDILKEELNKINKDFMALKSKRLHDLNLLQEEHEREMATLVKEYSVKIGDSKVVKLQGQVNTQGAVISHLKEQVEKFRDYKEQVIMLKAEREHLEAKVKTLTEKVKYLSTPGTEQLQLLQDKITILQQRHESREMTLQILIRDLLRNRTQCKDCKNEKGKNRQLCYFRQELDHILGMLQEMANVH; translated from the exons ATGTCGTCGGACGCCAAAATATCGCCGCGAATCGAAGAC TTAATTTCCACAGAGGATGATTCTTTGGGATCCTCCATAAGTTTGAGTATTGGGGAGAATTCTGTGCGTATTAAAGAGAAAGGTAAAGGTAAGGAAACTGAACGTCTATCGACTGTCAAGAAAGATGCGCCTGATAAGTGGTGGTTAAAAAGACCAGAGACACGCCTGGGTATTCTGGGGACTAAGAATGTAGATGCAAAGTCAAGGCAGTCACCTCCTTTGTCAGATTCCATGAAAGAGTTTCTTGAGAAAGAGAAGATGTGTAAG aCGGTATCTAAAAGTGAGGGAGAAGCTAAAGATAAAGATGACACATTATGTGATATactggcatctgctgcttttGATAAATATCCATCTGATTTTGAGA ATGCCACTGATGAAGATATTGGTAGTATTCTAGAGGAAATGAGCAAAATTGCTGGAGCATTAACTCCTAATTCGTGTCCTGAACGTACAAAATCTGGTGGTTTCAATAAAAATCCTACCGAAGAAGAAAAGTCCGTGGAAGAATTATTAGAAGAAGCTGAGAAATTAGTTAGGGAAAATTGTAACACGTTGTCGAAAAGCATATCAAAATCTGATACTTTAGTGCCAGAAAATCAAGACGAAAGCATGAGCAGAGTGAGACAATTAGAAGCTGACATTTTTCAATTGATAGAAGAAGAAGTACATAAGGAatcggaaaaaataaaaaggagtCCGAAAAACGAGAGGAAACGCGAGAATAGTCCCGGAATCGAGATTGTTTAtgaaaatttgaataatttgaaaCCACCGAGATCGTTGGAACTTCAAAGGAGAAAATTTgaagaacaaaaagttgaaaTATCCAGCAGTTCTGATTTGGACGACCCGATTGAGAGGCATTCTAAGTCCGAGGAATTAAAAAGCacaaagaaaattgaaatggAGAAAGAGAATTTGCAAAAAGAGATAACGGATGTAGATAAAAACTTCTTCGAAGATTTGTTGAGACGATCTAAGGAGAAAACGGAAGGTGGTATGTCCGGGAGTTCTAGTTTTGGGCAAGAAGATTTTTCACATTTCTTAAAACTGCTTCAAGGACAAGGTACAGACAAATCAGAGCCGGAATCAAAAGAGCCTAATTTGATGTATGATCTTTTTTTGAAATCTACAAATGGCGAAATATTATCTACTAAAGAAAGTCAATTAGCCAGTGGTAAAACCCCTGAATTCCCGGAAAAAGAATTCTCTGAGAtattagaaaaagaattgcCAGGTATTGGTGGACATGTGGATCATGAAATTAATGATAGCGATTCCAGCATGAGCGAAGGACGATATAAAGGAAAATTCAATTCTCTATCAGGCGGAACgacatttttaaaacattccAGTAATGAATCTAAGAGGCGATCAAAAAccaaagaaagagagagcaatAAAAATGCCACAGACATCAGTAAAAAAGCAGTTAATTCTGAAAGCGAATTATATACGGTAGGATTGACGCCGAGATTAGAGTTATTTGCGGATGCAATACCTAAACTTATGGCTGAAAAGCAAAATGAAAATGATGCGAAGGAGAACGCagagaaaatggaaaaagcaGATTCAGCATATAAAGAATCTGTTTATTTAGAgacagatattaatttaaaagtggaCAATTCGTACAAGCCACCAAAGATTTTGAAGATAAATCATCTACAAGCATCCGATCATAACGTCTCGAATAAACCAACGGAGTTATCTAAAACCGAACGCGTTGTTAGTGCACCGAGTAATAAACAATCAGTGAAAGAGATAAGATTCTGTAAGTCCAAGAGTTACGATCAGATATGCCAGCCTCCTCTGAGAACCTCTCTCGAAAATATTAGAGTTAATAAAGCGTTGGACGTGTCTAAAAAACCTGTaagtttaatttctaaaaaatcgTCGATGGTGAAACCGAAAATACAATCTCGGCCGGCTACTAAAACCGCCCCAAAATCGAACTTATCTTTGAAATCAAAACTGGATTCTGTTAAAGTTGGCTCTACATCCAGCTTGCCAAATACATGTAAAGGATTCCAGGTTAAATCGCCAgatagttataaaaaaaatgttatggCTGCTGGAGATTCGAAGCAGATTCTAATGAAACGCGATTGGGAGATGTTATGTCGTGAAGAGAAGCACAAGAACGCTTTACTGAAACAACAGTTAGAGGCCGAGgcaaaattatacaaaaatcaAATGGAAGACATGCGTGCATCTTTCGAGGGAGAGCTATTTGCCTTgaagaaacaaaatataattttgaaagcGAGAGTCGATGAGCTCTCTTTGAGCGAGAGACGCGCGGAGATTCCTGTgaagaacgataaaaaaatcgtTCTTTTAGAACAGGAACTGGAGAAACAAGAAAGTCTAATTCGCGCTTATGAGACCGAGAATAAGAAGCTAATGCAAGATACGAAACGTATGCAAgaagaattaaagaatttacAGTCTAAGCAGAAGAATACGATACCAGAAATGAGCAATACGCAACAGCTTACTGATCAGATTAAGGATCTCCAAGAAGGGACATTGAAACTCAATCTCGAACTTACCGAGCTAAAGGAGAAAAACgccgattatttattaaagaatgaCGATCTAATTCAACAAAATAGTTTGCTCACAGACGAATTGGATATGTTTAAAGAGCAATTGAAAGCgaagaacaattttattacggATCGACTGCAAGTGATGACCACTTCGGAGCTAGAACTTAAAAAACAGATAGAagatttgaatattaaattgagCTCCAAGACAGAACAGCTGCGAGTCACTAAAgaagaattagaaaagttTCAGCAGAATGTACTACCTTTGGAAAAAGAATTGCTGGAGCTCAGAGCTAAAGAAAAGAATCTCCATGAAAAATTACAGATAAGCAAGAGCCATGTTGAACGTGAGAAGCAGCTAACTCAGAGGCTCAAAGATCAAGTTATTTTagacaataaaaatgttatggACTTAAACAGACAAATACGCGAACTGGAGCGTATACTTAAGAGGAAAAATCCCGACTCGGTATCTGCTCTTATACTTACCGCAAATTCGGAACAGGATAAAATTGGTTCCGAAAAGGTAAAACTTTTAGAAGAACGAATAGCAAGTCTTGAAAATGAAATCAAGACCAAGGAAAATATCGCGCAACAGAATCTGATTGACTTGCAGAAGAAATTCTCCGATATGAAGGAGAAGTACACGATGCAGGTGATGGAATTGGAGGCAAAACTGTTGGAGGCAACTACAAAAGAACGCAAGTCATACAATGACGTATTCACGCAAACAATAGCAAGATACGTCGAAAACAAGAGCatggataataataaaaaagatgaaaaagtTTTAACTATAGaagataagaaagaaaaaacaaaggCCGGATCGAAGTCTCAAAATTCAAAAGAAGACGCGCATCTTATTGCTACTATAAGAGGCTTGAAGCTGGAAATCgcgaataaagataaaacagTTTCAAAAATAACGAAGGAGTATCAGGAACTCCAGAAAACAAACCGACGGCTgcaaaaagaacgagagaaactATTAAACGATCGTAGAAGTTTTAAGAGCATGGATTTCGACAAGGCTTTCCGAGGAATGAAAAATGGGAACGAAGGGAGTGATCCGAATTCGAATGTTTATCAGAACGGACATATTTCCGAATCGCAGAGACTATCATCGTCAGCGCCCAAGCTGTATGACCCGACGCAATACACAGAGAACGGCAAGAATGGAATTATCAAGAAATTGACCAACGAAAACGATATTCTAAAAGAAGAATTGAATAAGATAAACAAGGACTTTATGGCGCTGAAGAGTAAAAGGCTGCACGATTTGAATCTCTTGCAAGAGGAACACGAACGAGAGATGGCTACACTTGTGAAAGAGTACAGCGTCAAAATTGGCGATTCTAAAGTGGTAAAGTTGCAG gGTCAGGTCAATACGCAGGGAGCAGTCATATCACACCTAAAAGAACAAGTCGAAAAGTTCCGAGATTATAAAGAGCAGGTGATCATGTTGAAGGCGGAAAGAGAGCATTTAGAAGCTAAAGTGAAAACTCTGACGGAGAAAGTCAAGTACTTATCAACGCCG GGAACGGAACAACTGCAATTGTTGCAAGACAAAATCACGATCCTTCAGCAACGGCATGAAAGCAGGGAAATGACTTTGCAGATATTAATTCGCGATTTATTGAGGAATCGGACGCAGTGCAAAGACtgtaaaaacgaaaaaggCAAGAATCGACAATTATGCTATTTTCGACAAGAACTCGATCATATCTTAGGAATGCTACAGGAGATGGCTAatgttcattaa
- the LOC139108908 gene encoding apical junction molecule ajm-1-like: protein MRRTRHVVLPVRSWQYIGLLIVSLACLTLGLVARDREGHAGSLAGPELTHQAPHEVDACPNLNPFVKKSIAELEEAAKLINDDVKISEPKASAVSRKSVLSRSLSLDRVSRSGSREVRKPSSENRGLRIAERVSRSRVRASDNRSANRVWESRLKRNTQFRDTGNTFSRSRDLSRQALSRRSAERNSERRLIEPANSRFDDHRSRSTERVLNYRAEIHERTSRSVERRTSPENRNAEQQRNNNLNRRNREGSLNNRRALHYRTANRERTSGLSAVRDTRRALVKSDDRRTLSRLAERRNVNDLNREALNRQIRTARSEERVVTLRGSSENSRRERINRSRETASRRDVSENYRTARSRHEEIASRERRERIVRSSRSVDRNSMDRREIRRIKDSGNRDRQSRDERRIALQNSREAERRAAEQRNLIRRVSERQDALNTARFDSRKLSERRTDNARSRQEFSAIDRRLERNSESRVSRDRTVEKRSALNSRRLSTHEGSRMQNRRVERNSELRNSISMFPMERRTNSRTASLGNQVLRSSETQRENRRAEERRVTRSFKDRLTEFRERESRHLHQRRTRSIENSSRFSSRRRVYVPEQSHEQRRLSVEKMLARTVDNERLSTKWERSSRDVRVEKNVGAEKKIVLNPMDYKYVKQPMVYDLMRQALVMALCTVYGLSLYNGKKSSIGSNIMQQAQRLIIW, encoded by the exons ATGCGGCGTACGCGTCACGTAGTGTTACCTGTGCGATCCTGGCAGTACATCGGACTCTTGATAGTATCTCTGGCGTGTCTAACGCTAGGATTAGTAGCCAGGGATAGAGAAGGACACGCTGGTAGTCTCGCAGGTCCTGAGCTCACGCATCAGGCACCACATGa AGTGGACGCCTGCCCGAATTTGAACcctttcgttaaaaaatcgaTTGCTGAACTTGAAGAAGCCGCAAAACTGATTAATGACGACGTGAAAATATCTGAACCCAAGGCATCAGCTGTATCCCGAAAATCTGTACTTTCCCGGTCGTTGAGTCTTGATCGCGTGTCCCGGAGTGGTTCGCGAGAAGTCAGGAAGCCATCGTCTGAAAACCGCGGCCTAAGGATTGCTGAAAGAGTCTCAAGATCGAGGGTCCGCGCATCCGACAACAGATCTGCTAATCGCGTTTGGGAATcccgattaaaaagaaacacgcAGTTCCGCGACACTGGAAACACGTTCTCTCGTTCACGAGATCTATCCCGTCAAGCACTCAGTCGCCGTTCTGCCGAGCGAAATTCCGAACGTCGTTTAATCGAGCCTGCGAACTCCCGATTCGATGACCACCGATCACGATCTACGGAACGTGTATTAAATTACCGAGCCGAGATTCATGAACGTACATCTCGATCCGTCGAGCGACGCACGTCTCCTGAGAATCGAAATGCAGAGCAACAACGCAACAACAATCTCAATCGCCGAAATAGAGAAGGATCTTTGAACAATCGTCGCGCTCTTCACTATCGCACTGCTAATCGAGAACGTACATCAGGATTATCGGCCGTTAGGGACACTCGAAGGGCTCTTGTCAAATCTGACGATCGTCGAACGCTGTCTCGATTGGCAGAACGTCGAAATGTTAACGATCTCAATCGCGAAGCTCTGAACAGGCAAATTAGAACAGCGAGATCCGAAGAGCGCGTCGTAACGTTGCGAGGCTCATCCGAAAATTCGCGTCGAGAGAGGATTAATCGCTCGCGAGAAACCGCTAGTCGGCGTGATGTGAGTGAAAATTATAGAACGGCTCGATCGCGTCATGAAGAAATTGCAAGTCGTGAACGAAGAGAAAGAATCGTACGATCCTCTCGTTCAGTCGATCGTAATTCGATGGACCGTCGGGAGATTAGGAGAATCAAAGACTCCGGAAACCGAGACCGTCAGTCGCGCGATGAACGAAGAATCGCTCTTCAAAATTCACGCGAGGCCGAACGACGAGCAGCGGAACAGAGAAATTTGATAAGACGAGTTTCCGAGCGACAAGACGCTCTGAATACGGCACGTTTTGATTCGCGAAAATTGTCGGAACGAAGGACAGATAATGCAAGATCGCGTCAAGAATTCTCGGCAATAGATCGACGCTTAGAAAGAAATTCAGAGTCACGGGTTTCTCGAGATAGAACTGTAGAAAAGCGATCTGCTCTTAATTCGCGAAGGCTGTCGACACACGAAGGATCTAGGATGCAAAACCGGCGCGTGGAACGGAATTCCGAATTGCGAAACTCGATCTCTATGTTCCCGATGGAACGCAGAACGAATTCTAGAACAGCATCCCTCGGGAATCAAGTCTTGCGTTCGTCAGAAACGCAACGCGAGAACAGACGTGCCGAGGAACGCCGAGTGACACGATCATTTAAAGATCGACTTACCGAATTTCGTGAAAGAGAATCCAGGCACTTGCATCAAAGACGAACTAGGAGCATCGAGAATTCATCGAGATTCTCTTCTCGTCGTAGAGTTTACGTACCTGAACAAAGTCACGAGCAACGAAGATTGTCTGTTGAAAAGATGCTCGCTAGGACTGTAGATAATGAACGATTATCCACGAAATGGGAACGAAGTTCGCGGGATGTACGCGTTGAAAAAAATGTGggagctgaaaaaaaaatagttctcaATCCGATGGACTACAAATATGTCAAACAACCTATGGTTTATGATCTTATGAGGCAGGCTCTCGTCATGGCATTATGTACAGTTTATGGGCTTTCCCTTTACAATGGAAAAAAATCCTCCATCGG CAGTAACATAATGCAGCAAGCGCAGCGCTTAATAATCTGGTAA